A genomic region of Bacteroides acidifaciens contains the following coding sequences:
- a CDS encoding response regulator transcription factor, with the protein MKPQPEIAIVESNTLTCLGLKGILEEMIPMATIRIFHSFSELMDDTPDMYAHYFISAQIYVEHNTFFLPRKRKTIVLASDSPQFQLSGVPVLNIHESEEELVKSILKLHQHAHHNGYPVKDMPPMPPITPHQEILSAREIEVLVLITKGLINKEIADKLNISLTTVITHRKNITEKLGIKSVSGLTIYAVMNGYIEADRI; encoded by the coding sequence ATGAAGCCTCAACCCGAAATAGCAATTGTAGAATCAAACACTCTCACTTGTCTTGGTCTGAAAGGCATTTTAGAGGAAATGATTCCCATGGCAACTATACGTATTTTCCATAGTTTCAGCGAACTAATGGATGATACCCCGGATATGTATGCCCATTATTTTATTTCCGCACAAATCTATGTGGAACACAACACCTTCTTCCTTCCCCGGAAACGGAAAACCATCGTACTTGCAAGCGACAGCCCGCAATTCCAACTATCCGGTGTCCCTGTACTCAATATTCACGAATCAGAAGAAGAATTGGTAAAGAGCATATTAAAGCTCCATCAACACGCCCACCACAACGGTTATCCGGTGAAAGACATGCCGCCTATGCCCCCAATAACACCGCATCAGGAGATTTTGTCTGCCCGTGAGATTGAAGTGCTTGTACTGATTACAAAAGGATTAATCAACAAGGAAATAGCAGACAAACTGAATATCAGTCTGACTACCGTCATCACCCACCGGAAGAATATCACCGAGAAATTAGGAATCAAATCGGTATCCGGACTGACTATTTACGCCGTAATGAATGGGTATATTGAAGCTGACCGAATCTGA
- a CDS encoding GNAT family N-acetyltransferase — protein MMNISATELRELPLVMEIYDYARAFMRSTGNTTQWIDGYPSEAFIRQEIEDGHSFVCADEEGEILGTFCFILEDDPTYQHIYEGAWLNDEPYGVVHRLATNGSRKGVAETCLNWCFERMANIRVDTHRDNKVMQHILEKHGFQRCGIIYVKNGTERIAYQKIRTAMVVRE, from the coding sequence ATGATGAATATCAGTGCTACCGAATTGAGAGAGCTTCCTTTAGTAATGGAGATTTATGACTATGCCCGCGCTTTTATGCGTTCGACAGGGAATACAACTCAATGGATTGACGGCTATCCGTCCGAAGCATTTATCCGTCAGGAAATAGAAGACGGTCATAGCTTCGTATGCGCGGATGAGGAAGGCGAAATATTGGGAACTTTTTGTTTTATACTGGAGGATGACCCTACTTATCAGCATATTTATGAAGGAGCGTGGCTCAATGATGAACCTTACGGAGTAGTTCATCGGTTGGCGACGAACGGTTCAAGAAAAGGGGTGGCGGAAACCTGCCTGAACTGGTGCTTTGAACGTATGGCGAATATCCGGGTGGATACGCATCGAGATAATAAAGTCATGCAGCATATTCTGGAGAAACATGGCTTTCAGCGTTGTGGCATCATTTATGTAAAGAACGGGACAGAGCGCATCGCTTACCAGAAGATACGAACTGCTATGGTTGTACGGGAATGA
- a CDS encoding zinc ribbon domain-containing protein, with amino-acid sequence MRIIHRRGCGGHRVSGLFPETVFLNGWWEKLFSFVSFVPSVVILLFFFSSCYYARPDLSSEEMSEKTKDSLNYLYERHYTWNTNLELTEDSISLECLPIKDTYIKLYQGDRVVVAEFAVHPADSVDSIWVKLAHTQDEQGWIREVELKQSFVPTDSISQAIHLFSDTHASYFVVIFALFVGVYLLRAFRRKQLQMVYFNDIDSVYPLFLCLLMAFSATVYESMQVFTPETWEHFYFNPTLSPFKVPFILSVFLLSIWLFLIVALAVLDDLFRQLTPAAAIFYLLGLMSCCIFCYFFFILMVHIYVGYLFLALFILVFAKKVHRNSGYKYRCGHCGEKLKEKGVCPHCGAINE; translated from the coding sequence ATGAGAATAATTCATCGCAGAGGATGCGGAGGACACAGAGTTTCAGGGCTTTTTCCCGAAACCGTTTTTTTGAATGGTTGGTGGGAGAAGCTGTTTTCCTTTGTGTCCTTCGTACCCTCTGTGGTGATTCTGTTGTTTTTCTTCTCGTCTTGTTATTATGCCCGTCCCGACCTTTCTTCCGAAGAGATGTCGGAGAAAACAAAAGACTCTCTAAATTACCTTTATGAACGCCACTATACCTGGAACACGAATCTGGAATTAACGGAGGATTCCATTTCGTTGGAGTGCCTGCCTATCAAGGATACGTATATCAAGCTTTATCAGGGTGACCGCGTGGTGGTAGCCGAATTTGCCGTGCATCCTGCCGATAGTGTAGATAGTATTTGGGTGAAGCTGGCACATACACAGGACGAACAAGGATGGATACGTGAGGTGGAGTTGAAACAATCTTTTGTACCTACGGATAGTATCTCGCAGGCTATTCATCTGTTCAGTGATACCCATGCTTCCTATTTTGTGGTTATCTTTGCGCTGTTTGTCGGTGTCTATCTGCTTCGCGCTTTCCGTCGGAAACAGTTGCAGATGGTGTATTTTAATGATATTGACAGCGTTTATCCGTTATTTCTCTGTCTGTTGATGGCTTTCAGTGCAACGGTATATGAGTCCATGCAGGTCTTTACACCGGAAACATGGGAGCATTTTTACTTCAATCCTACCTTGTCGCCTTTTAAAGTTCCTTTTATTCTTTCAGTCTTTTTGCTGAGTATATGGCTGTTCTTAATTGTCGCATTGGCAGTGCTTGATGATTTGTTCCGCCAGTTGACTCCGGCGGCGGCAATCTTTTATTTGTTGGGGCTGATGTCCTGTTGTATCTTTTGTTATTTCTTCTTTATTTTGATGGTTCATATCTATGTAGGTTATTTATTCCTTGCTCTTTTCATTCTTGTTTTTGCGAAGAAAGTGCATCGGAATAGTGGCTATAAATATCGTTGCGGACATTGTGGGGAGAAATTGAAAGAGAAGGGTGTGTGCCCGCATTGCGGGGCAATCAATGAATAA
- a CDS encoding peptidase U32 family protein, with protein MIKQRKIELLAPAKNLECGIEAINHGADAVYIGAPKFGARAAAVNSLEDIGALVRHAHLYNARIYVTVNTILKEEELKETEEMIHALYRIGVDALIVQDMGITKLNLPPIPLHASTQMDNRTPEKVKFLWETGFRQVVLARELSLREIRKIHDTCPEVPLEVFVHGALCVSYSGQCYVSQACFGRSANRGECAQFCRLPFSLVDSDGRIIVKDKHLLSLKDMNQSDELEQLLDAGASSFKIEGRLKDVSYVKNVTAAYRQKLDAIFARRQEYVRASSGTCRYEFKPQLDKSFSRGFTHYFLHGREKEIFSFDTPKSLGEEMGTVKEIRGNYLTVAGLKSFNNGDGVCYIDEQGRLQGFRINRVDSNKLYPQEMPRIKPRTTLYRNFDQEFERVLSRKSAERKVAVNMLLADNEFGFSLTLTDEDDNSITLSLPREKELARTPQTENLKIQLAKLGNTPFEAKEIEISFAENWFLPASVLADFRRQATDKLIAARRINYRQELAVWKQTQHAFPQMSLTYLGNVMNSRAASFYEEHGVQRVAMAYEKEAVEDAVLMFCKHCLRYSMGWCPIHQRVSSPYKEPYYLVSNDGKRFSLEFDCKNCQMKVKAAQ; from the coding sequence ATGATAAAGCAGCGTAAAATAGAACTTCTCGCTCCGGCGAAAAATCTGGAATGTGGCATCGAGGCTATCAATCATGGTGCGGATGCCGTATATATCGGTGCTCCGAAGTTCGGCGCACGTGCGGCGGCTGTAAATTCATTGGAAGATATAGGGGCATTGGTGCGACATGCCCATTTGTATAATGCACGTATCTATGTCACCGTCAATACGATTCTGAAAGAAGAGGAACTGAAAGAGACGGAAGAGATGATTCACGCCCTGTACCGGATTGGTGTGGATGCATTGATTGTGCAGGATATGGGGATTACGAAACTGAACCTTCCGCCGATACCGCTTCATGCCAGTACGCAGATGGATAACCGGACTCCTGAGAAGGTGAAATTCCTTTGGGAGACAGGTTTCCGCCAGGTCGTGTTGGCACGGGAATTGTCGTTGCGTGAGATAAGGAAGATACATGATACCTGTCCCGAAGTACCTTTGGAAGTGTTTGTACATGGGGCGCTTTGTGTTAGCTATAGCGGACAGTGCTATGTCAGTCAGGCTTGTTTCGGACGTAGCGCGAACCGGGGGGAATGTGCGCAATTCTGTCGTTTGCCTTTTAGCCTGGTGGATTCGGACGGTAGAATAATTGTGAAGGATAAACATCTGCTTTCTCTGAAAGACATGAATCAGAGCGATGAGTTGGAACAGTTACTGGACGCGGGAGCTTCTTCATTCAAGATAGAGGGACGGTTGAAAGATGTGTCTTATGTAAAGAACGTGACGGCTGCTTATCGTCAGAAGTTGGACGCTATCTTTGCCCGTCGTCAGGAATATGTGCGGGCATCTTCGGGAACTTGCCGCTATGAGTTTAAACCGCAGTTGGACAAGAGTTTCAGTCGTGGGTTTACGCATTATTTCCTGCATGGCCGTGAGAAGGAAATCTTCTCCTTCGATACTCCCAAGTCGTTGGGTGAGGAAATGGGAACGGTGAAAGAGATTCGCGGCAATTATCTGACAGTGGCCGGACTGAAATCCTTTAATAACGGTGACGGTGTCTGCTATATCGACGAACAGGGACGTTTGCAGGGATTCCGTATCAACCGGGTGGATAGTAATAAATTATATCCGCAGGAGATGCCTCGTATCAAACCCCGTACTACACTCTATCGCAATTTCGACCAGGAATTTGAGCGTGTACTGTCACGTAAATCGGCTGAAAGGAAGGTGGCTGTAAATATGTTGCTTGCTGATAATGAGTTCGGCTTTTCGTTGACATTGACCGATGAGGATGATAACAGCATCACGCTGAGTCTTCCTCGCGAAAAGGAATTGGCACGTACGCCGCAGACAGAGAACCTGAAAATACAGCTTGCCAAATTAGGGAATACACCTTTCGAAGCGAAAGAGATAGAAATCTCGTTTGCGGAAAACTGGTTTCTGCCTGCATCGGTATTGGCTGATTTCCGCCGGCAGGCAACAGATAAGCTGATAGCTGCCCGCCGGATAAACTACCGCCAGGAGTTGGCAGTGTGGAAACAGACCCAGCATGCTTTTCCTCAAATGTCATTGACTTATCTGGGAAATGTGATGAACAGTCGTGCGGCTTCTTTCTATGAAGAACATGGAGTGCAGCGTGTTGCCATGGCTTATGAGAAAGAAGCGGTGGAAGATGCGGTACTGATGTTCTGCAAACATTGTTTGCGTTATAGCATGGGATGGTGTCCTATCCACCAGCGGGTGAGTTCACCTTATAAAGAACCCTATTATCTGGTATCGAACGATGGCAAACGCTTCAGCCTTGAGTTCGATTGCAAGAATTGTCAAATGAAAGTAAAAGCGGCGCAATGA
- a CDS encoding DUF362 domain-containing protein, giving the protein MAYVISDDCIACGTCIDECPVEAISEGDIYSINPDVCTECGTCADVCPSEAIHPAE; this is encoded by the coding sequence ATGGCTTACGTAATTAGTGACGATTGTATTGCTTGCGGAACTTGTATCGACGAGTGTCCGGTAGAAGCTATCTCTGAAGGTGATATCTATTCTATCAACCCGGATGTATGTACTGAGTGTGGAACTTGCGCAGACGTTTGTCCGTCTGAAGCTATTCACCCGGCTGAATAA
- the metA gene encoding homoserine O-succinyltransferase: protein MPLNLPDKLPAIELLKEENIFVIDTSRATQQDIRPLRIVILNLMPLKITTETDLVRLLSNTPLQVEISFMKIKSHTSKNTPIEHMKTFYTDFDQMRHEKYDGMIITGAPVEQMDFEEVTYWDEITEIFDWARTHVTSTLYICWAAQAGLYHHYGIPKYPLEKKMFGIFEHRVLEPYHSIFRGFDDCFYVPHSRHTEVRREDILKVPELTLLSESKDAGVYMVVARGGREFFVTGHSEYSPLTLDTEYRRDLDKGLPIDVPRNYYVDDDPDKGPLVRWRAHANLLFSNWLNYFVYQETPYNINDIK, encoded by the coding sequence ATGCCTTTAAATTTACCCGATAAACTACCTGCAATAGAACTATTGAAGGAAGAGAATATTTTCGTTATCGATACTTCCCGCGCTACGCAGCAGGACATTCGTCCGCTACGGATTGTGATTCTGAACCTGATGCCGTTGAAGATTACAACGGAAACAGACTTGGTGCGTTTGCTCTCGAACACTCCGCTTCAGGTGGAGATTTCCTTTATGAAGATTAAGAGCCACACGTCCAAGAATACACCGATAGAGCATATGAAGACGTTCTATACGGATTTCGACCAGATGCGTCATGAGAAGTACGACGGTATGATTATCACCGGAGCTCCTGTAGAACAGATGGACTTCGAGGAAGTGACTTATTGGGATGAGATTACGGAAATCTTTGACTGGGCACGTACGCATGTGACTTCTACCTTATATATATGCTGGGCGGCGCAAGCCGGATTGTATCATCATTACGGGATTCCCAAGTATCCGCTGGAAAAGAAGATGTTCGGCATTTTCGAGCATCGTGTATTGGAGCCTTACCACTCTATTTTCCGTGGTTTTGATGATTGTTTCTATGTGCCCCACAGCCGTCATACGGAAGTACGCCGGGAAGATATACTGAAAGTGCCGGAACTGACACTGCTCTCCGAATCGAAAGATGCGGGTGTATATATGGTGGTGGCACGTGGCGGACGTGAGTTCTTCGTAACCGGACATTCGGAATATTCTCCGTTGACGTTGGACACTGAATATCGTCGTGACTTGGATAAAGGTTTGCCGATAGACGTGCCTCGTAATTATTACGTGGACGATGACCCTGATAAAGGCCCGTTGGTACGTTGGCGTGCTCATGCCAATCTGTTGTTCTCCAACTGGTTGAACTACTTTGTTTATCAGGAAACTCCTTACAACATTAATGACATTAAATGA
- a CDS encoding NAD(P)/FAD-dependent oxidoreductase, which produces MIQEYQLRVLPEIAANEQRLKEYLSKEKGINLRDLNATRILKRSIDARQRTIFVNLKVRTYINEMPKEDEYEHTLYNNVEGKPQVIVVGAGPGGLFAALRLIELGLRPIIVERGKDVRERKKDLAQISREHTINPESNYSFGEGGAGAYSDGKLYTRSKKRGNVDKIFNVFCQHGASTAILADAHPHIGTDKLPRVIENMRNTIIECGGEVHFETRMDALIIENNEIKGIETNTGKTFLGPVILATGHSARDVYRWLAANDVTIEAKGIAVGVRLEHPAMLIDQIQYHNKNGRGKYLPAAEYSFVTQVEGRGVYSFCMCPGGFIVPAASGPEQVVVNGMSPSNRGSRWSNSGMVVEIQPEDLISGEWRMESGELAAQQNEQLLAINPSLSNSQLSILNSQLLPILHFQEDLERQCWLQGGRRQTAPAQRMLDFTRKKLSYDLPESSYAPGLISSPLHFWMPEFISKRLSLGFQQFGRSSHGFLTNEAVMIGVETRTSSPVRIVRDKETLQHVTVRGLFPCGEGAGYAGGIVSAGVDGERCAEAAANYLNH; this is translated from the coding sequence ATGATACAAGAATACCAACTTCGCGTCCTTCCCGAAATCGCAGCCAACGAACAGCGGCTGAAAGAATATCTCTCCAAAGAAAAAGGAATCAACCTGCGTGACCTCAATGCTACCCGAATCTTGAAACGAAGCATTGACGCACGCCAACGGACTATATTTGTCAATCTAAAGGTGCGGACGTATATCAATGAAATGCCTAAAGAGGATGAATATGAACATACCCTATATAATAATGTAGAAGGAAAGCCGCAAGTCATTGTAGTAGGTGCAGGTCCCGGCGGATTATTCGCAGCCTTGCGTCTTATCGAACTCGGTTTGCGCCCTATTATCGTAGAACGGGGGAAAGATGTGCGCGAACGGAAAAAGGACTTAGCACAAATCAGCAGGGAGCATACGATAAACCCAGAATCGAATTACAGCTTTGGTGAAGGGGGAGCGGGAGCTTATTCGGACGGAAAACTCTACACCCGCAGCAAGAAAAGAGGAAATGTAGACAAGATATTCAATGTATTTTGCCAACATGGAGCGTCCACTGCGATATTGGCAGATGCGCATCCGCATATCGGGACTGATAAACTGCCGCGTGTCATTGAGAATATGCGGAATACAATCATCGAATGTGGCGGCGAAGTCCATTTCGAGACTCGAATGGATGCACTAATCATAGAAAACAACGAAATAAAAGGCATCGAAACGAATACGGGAAAAACATTTCTCGGCCCTGTCATTCTGGCTACAGGACATTCCGCAAGAGATGTTTACCGCTGGCTGGCAGCAAACGACGTCACAATTGAAGCAAAAGGAATTGCCGTCGGTGTCCGTCTGGAACATCCGGCAATGCTAATTGACCAAATACAATATCATAACAAGAACGGAAGAGGAAAATACCTGCCCGCCGCCGAATACAGCTTCGTAACCCAAGTAGAAGGCAGAGGAGTATATAGCTTCTGTATGTGTCCCGGCGGATTCATCGTCCCTGCCGCCAGCGGACCGGAACAAGTAGTAGTAAACGGCATGTCTCCTTCCAACCGTGGTTCACGTTGGAGTAACTCGGGAATGGTTGTAGAAATACAACCGGAAGATTTGATAAGTGGAGAGTGGAGAATGGAGAGTGGAGAGTTGGCTGCGCAGCAGAACGAGCAGTTATTAGCCATCAATCCTTCATTAAGTAACTCTCAACTCTCAATTCTCAATTCTCAACTTCTTCCCATCCTTCACTTTCAGGAAGATTTGGAACGTCAGTGCTGGCTGCAAGGTGGCAGACGGCAGACGGCTCCGGCACAACGCATGTTGGATTTCACCCGCAAGAAATTAAGCTATGACCTGCCCGAATCCTCTTATGCTCCGGGGTTGATTTCTTCCCCACTCCATTTCTGGATGCCGGAGTTTATCAGCAAGAGATTATCCCTCGGTTTCCAACAATTCGGACGTAGCAGTCATGGATTCCTCACTAATGAAGCGGTGATGATTGGAGTAGAGACACGCACTTCTTCTCCTGTCCGCATCGTACGCGATAAAGAGACATTGCAACACGTGACTGTCCGCGGATTGTTCCCCTGCGGGGAAGGCGCAGGCTATGCCGGCGGCATTGTTTCTGCCGGAGTAGACGGCGAACGATGTGCGGAAGCGGCAGCCAACTATTTAAATCATTAA
- a CDS encoding TonB-dependent receptor encodes MKTKNMMLALALLTTGTVWAEDFPKDSLKVVDIEEVVVIATPKENRKLRDLPVAATVLSQENMRANQVNSVKNLTGIIPNLFIPDYGSKLTTSIYIRGIGSRINTPSVGLYVDNIPYIDKSAFDFNYCDIERIDVLRGPQGTLYGRNTMGGLIKVHTKSPFTYQGTDIRMGAATYNNYNVSLTHYHRISNRFAFSTGGFYEHTGGFFENSARNNEKVDKSNAGGGRFRGIYLPTSNLKIDMTLSYEYSDQGGYPYYYTGITQNAIDKAKEKGKELTEDRADYIGKISYNDRSSYRRGLLNTGVNIEYQAQNFILSAVTGYQNLKDRMFLDQDFTERDIFNIEQKQKVNTISEEIVLKAKPGKRWQWATGAFGFYQWLHTTGPVLFKEEGVKTMIEDNANIAFAGLPAGTPSMNMTIHNPTLNVGGTFDTPTLSAAIYHQSTFNDLFVEGLSFTAGLRLDYEKMSMKYNSVSTPVDFDFNLKRGPMMSLSDNMQAPTSFIGKLSTDYLQLLPKFAIQYEWNKRNNVYATVSRGYRSGGYNIQMFSDLSQTEMSRSMMNAIMESPKLGQDPTYGPIFERMLKPRIPEEPNVKTSTTYKPEYSWNYEVGSHLTLWEGKLWADFAVFYMDTRDQQLSQFAESGLGRITINAGKSRSYGAEASLRASITQELSLNASYGYTYATFTDYIIREEKKDGNIEKNYNGKYVPFVPKHTLNIGGEYAITCSPHSIFDRVVFQANYNAAGRIYWTEQNDVSQSFYGTLNWRTNLEIGDAMISFWARNFLNKNYAAFYFETMNKGFMQKGRPAQFGIDLRCRF; translated from the coding sequence ATGAAGACAAAGAATATGATGCTTGCCCTCGCTCTCCTTACGACAGGGACCGTATGGGCCGAAGATTTTCCGAAAGACTCACTGAAAGTAGTGGACATAGAAGAAGTGGTAGTAATCGCCACTCCGAAAGAGAACCGTAAACTGCGCGACTTGCCTGTAGCCGCCACCGTTTTATCGCAAGAGAACATGCGTGCCAACCAAGTCAACTCCGTAAAAAACCTGACGGGCATTATCCCCAACTTATTTATCCCGGATTATGGTTCCAAACTGACAACTTCCATCTATATCCGTGGAATCGGTTCACGTATCAACACCCCGTCCGTAGGGCTTTATGTAGATAATATCCCCTACATAGACAAGTCGGCATTCGACTTCAACTATTGCGACATCGAACGTATCGACGTGCTTCGCGGTCCGCAAGGAACATTATACGGTCGCAACACGATGGGTGGGCTTATCAAGGTGCACACCAAATCTCCTTTCACTTATCAGGGAACTGATATACGAATGGGCGCAGCAACTTATAACAACTATAATGTTTCACTCACGCATTACCACCGCATATCCAACCGCTTTGCTTTCTCTACCGGTGGCTTTTACGAACATACGGGCGGCTTTTTTGAAAATTCAGCGCGAAACAACGAAAAGGTCGACAAAAGCAATGCCGGCGGCGGACGTTTCCGTGGTATCTATCTGCCGACATCGAACCTGAAAATAGATATGACGCTTAGCTATGAGTATAGCGACCAGGGCGGCTATCCCTATTATTATACTGGGATTACCCAAAATGCCATAGACAAAGCTAAAGAAAAAGGCAAAGAGCTTACAGAAGACCGGGCTGATTACATCGGCAAGATTTCATATAACGACCGTAGCAGTTACCGCCGTGGGTTACTCAACACGGGTGTTAATATCGAATATCAAGCTCAAAACTTTATATTGAGTGCAGTAACAGGTTATCAAAACTTGAAAGACCGTATGTTCCTCGATCAAGATTTCACAGAAAGAGACATCTTCAATATCGAACAAAAGCAAAAGGTCAACACTATTTCTGAAGAAATTGTATTGAAAGCCAAGCCGGGAAAAAGATGGCAATGGGCTACAGGAGCTTTCGGATTTTATCAGTGGCTGCATACCACAGGTCCTGTTTTGTTCAAAGAAGAAGGAGTGAAAACAATGATCGAAGACAATGCGAATATAGCTTTTGCAGGATTACCTGCCGGAACCCCAAGCATGAATATGACCATACATAACCCGACATTGAATGTCGGTGGAACATTTGACACTCCTACCCTAAGTGCTGCCATCTACCACCAATCTACCTTCAATGACCTGTTTGTTGAAGGTCTCTCCTTCACCGCAGGACTCCGACTTGACTACGAAAAGATGAGTATGAAGTACAACTCGGTCAGCACTCCTGTTGACTTTGACTTTAACCTAAAAAGGGGACCTATGATGTCCCTTAGTGATAATATGCAAGCTCCAACTTCCTTCATAGGGAAACTATCAACTGACTATTTGCAGCTTCTGCCTAAATTTGCTATCCAGTATGAATGGAATAAGCGCAACAATGTCTACGCTACTGTCTCCCGCGGATACCGTTCAGGTGGATACAATATACAAATGTTCTCAGATTTATCCCAAACGGAAATGAGCCGTTCTATGATGAACGCCATCATGGAAAGTCCTAAACTCGGGCAGGATCCAACATATGGCCCCATATTTGAGAGAATGTTAAAACCCCGAATACCGGAAGAACCTAACGTCAAGACTTCCACCACCTACAAACCCGAATACTCATGGAATTATGAAGTAGGAAGTCACCTTACACTGTGGGAAGGTAAGCTATGGGCAGACTTCGCGGTATTCTATATGGATACCCGTGACCAGCAACTCTCCCAATTTGCAGAAAGTGGTTTGGGACGTATCACCATCAATGCCGGAAAGAGCCGTAGCTATGGTGCAGAAGCTTCTCTTCGTGCCAGTATTACACAAGAACTTAGCTTGAATGCAAGTTATGGATACACATATGCCACTTTTACAGACTATATAATCAGAGAAGAAAAAAAAGACGGTAATATTGAAAAAAACTATAATGGCAAATACGTTCCTTTCGTCCCCAAACATACCCTGAATATCGGTGGAGAATATGCCATCACTTGCAGTCCGCACTCCATCTTCGACCGTGTAGTATTCCAGGCAAATTATAACGCTGCCGGACGCATCTACTGGACAGAACAGAATGACGTCAGCCAATCTTTTTACGGCACATTGAACTGGAGAACAAATCTCGAAATTGGAGATGCCATGATTAGTTTCTGGGCACGCAATTTCCTGAATAAAAACTATGCAGCGTTTTATTTTGAAACAATGAACAAAGGATTCATGCAGAAAGGACGTCCGGCACAATTCGGGATAGACCTTCGATGCCGGTTCTAA
- a CDS encoding pyridoxal phosphate-dependent aminotransferase: MNQLSDRLNSLSPSATLAMSQKSNELKAQGVDVINLSVGEPDFNTPDHIKEAAKKAIDDNFSRYSPVPGYPALRNAIVEKLKKENGLEYTAAQISCANGAKQSVCNTILVLVNPGDEVIVPAPYWVSYPEMVKMAEGTPVIVSAGIEQDFKITPEQLEAAITPKTKALILCSPSNPTGSVYTKEELAGLSAVLAKYPQVIVIADEIYEHINYIGAHQSIAQFPEMKERTVIVNGVSKAYAMTGWRIGFIAGPEWIVKACNKLQGQYTSGPCSVSQKAAEAAYIGTQEPVKEMQKAFERRRDLIVKLAKEVPGFEVNVPQGAFYLFPKCDAFFGKSNGDRKIADSDDLAMYLLEEAHVACVGGASFGAPECIRMSYATSDENIVEAIRRIKEALAKLK, encoded by the coding sequence ATGAATCAATTATCAGATCGTTTGAACAGCTTGTCGCCGTCGGCGACGCTTGCCATGTCTCAGAAGAGCAACGAGCTTAAGGCACAAGGCGTTGATGTTATTAACTTAAGTGTAGGAGAACCGGATTTCAATACTCCTGACCACATCAAAGAAGCTGCGAAAAAAGCCATAGATGATAACTTCTCCCGTTACTCTCCGGTTCCGGGCTATCCGGCTTTGCGCAATGCCATTGTTGAGAAACTGAAAAAAGAAAACGGTCTGGAATATACAGCCGCCCAGATTTCTTGTGCAAACGGTGCTAAACAATCTGTTTGTAATACAATCCTTGTATTGGTAAATCCGGGTGATGAAGTAATCGTGCCGGCTCCTTACTGGGTAAGCTACCCGGAAATGGTGAAAATGGCAGAAGGTACTCCTGTAATTGTTTCGGCAGGTATCGAACAGGATTTCAAGATTACTCCCGAACAACTGGAAGCTGCCATTACTCCGAAGACTAAAGCGTTGATTCTTTGCTCTCCGTCCAACCCGACAGGTTCTGTATATACGAAGGAAGAACTGGCAGGCTTGTCTGCCGTACTGGCTAAGTATCCGCAGGTAATCGTTATCGCTGACGAAATCTACGAACATATCAATTATATCGGTGCACACCAGAGTATCGCCCAGTTCCCGGAGATGAAGGAACGTACGGTGATTGTGAATGGTGTATCAAAGGCTTATGCTATGACAGGATGGAGAATCGGTTTCATTGCCGGACCGGAATGGATTGTAAAGGCTTGCAACAAATTGCAGGGGCAGTACACTTCCGGACCTTGTTCTGTATCTCAGAAGGCTGCTGAGGCTGCATATATAGGTACTCAGGAACCGGTGAAAGAAATGCAGAAAGCATTCGAACGCCGCCGTGACTTGATTGTGAAATTGGCTAAGGAAGTTCCGGGATTCGAAGTGAACGTTCCGCAAGGTGCTTTCTACCTGTTCCCGAAATGTGATGCTTTCTTTGGAAAGAGCAACGGTGACCGTAAGATTGCGGATTCGGACGATTTGGCAATGTATCTGCTCGAAGAAGCTCATGTAGCTTGTGTGGGTGGTGCTTCATTTGGTGCTCCTGAATGTATCCGTATGAGTTATGCTACAAGCGATGAAAATATTGTAGAAGCTATCCGTCGTATCAAGGAGGCATTGGCTAAATTGAAATAA